CATCAATCAAGACATTTCAGCATTTTGGCCTCTGTAACTGTTGAAGCTGCAGCCATGCACATACTGATCCATGATTCCTAAATAATCAGCTGTATTTTGTATAATAACAGTCCTTAAAGAAACCCTGCAATGCCACATTTTCCATGTGTTAGCAAAAGGAGGAGGTTTACAATGGCTCATCTGAAACATCTTAGTGCATTTATTATTTCTATGCTATTGTAAGTCATTATTGTCAGGCTGTCCTAAACACTGCATGAAAAACCTTCAGTTGATGCCAAATATACTGCACCaaaagtactgacagggactagaaagtaAGAGAGCACACACTGGCTTCTCTTTAGTGGCTCCAGATTCTGATTTAAAATCCTTCCCCTCAAACAcaagtttggattcaggaggcAGAcgctctctacttttaagattaggcttcaaactttcctttttgcttatAGTTAGCACTGGATCAGGTCACCCGAACACTTTAAATACAACGTTTTTTGCAAAACACCAGAAATCTGTTGTGAAACCACGTTTCCCAACACAAAGTGATGGCACATTACAAGAACCTCCAACCAGAAAAGGCCAAGCTTCTCACTTTGCAAGTTTTTCCGCCTCCTCAGCCTCCAGCTCAGCAGAGCACTTAACAGTAGGCGGCCGGCTCCTCTGACGAGTCATCAGGTATGGGGAGTGGGGCTGAGTGAGCTTCAGGTGGTTCCCCTTTGCTGTGGCGGGTCCTGTTGAAACAGGATGCAGATACAATGAAAACCTGCAATAatggttttttttaacccttatCTGAAGAGTGTCACAGAGAGTCAGCATGCGCCACACCTCTCTCTTGACTTCTACGACTGTGCATATGGTAGCGGGTGGGGGTTCGCTTCTGGAACTGCTCGATCTGCTGGGCCATGGGCACATAAGCGCTCGCCTCTTCTGCCTTTCTCTTGTTGCCTGTTGACAGGTTGAAAGGTTTGGGCACTGTGGCACCTTTCCGAGCCTTTGCCTGAAAACAAGTATaatcagttttttttcccccatctcACCTTAGCTTAAATATGCAGATGTTTCATCAAGTTTCTTTTAGCTGCTGTTAACAAAGATGAACTTTATAGTGGGCTGCAATGAACTGGCAATAAAGCAAGTTGTGTCACTTACTGGGGAGGACGGTTTGCGAAGCTGACTGACAAAGTCCACTTCCTTCTCTGTGTTGCATGAAGTGGAGGACTTAACACGGGTATCTGTACTGAAGTGGAAGTCTTTGGGCACAGTTGTAGACAGGAATGTCTTCTTTGGTGGTGGATCTGAAATGACagtggtttggtttggtttttttaaaccaaacaaGTAAAGTGAACACTTTTAACCCCCAGAACTCTAAACTCATCAGAACTGCTAACAGGAGTCATTTTGACCTGCAACAACAGTAATGGCAAAGACAGCGCTTCTGGGTCATCTCAGATCCTTTAAAAATGCACATGAGAATAAACCAATAAACAAAGGGTACAACACATAAAACTGACACCTAAACAATTTACTTGAATAAGAACATTATGAAAAGTGAAAAATGTGGTAGTACATGTGCTGAAATAGAGGTGTGAAAACACTTAAACAGACCGATCAACTCATTGTCTGCATTGTAAACTTAACCACAGAGCAGGTTACAAAAATGTAAGAAACATTTAATTTCtataaaaagtaaaacagtcAAGTTTCATCCGTTTCCTTCACATCGTCTTTGCTGATTGGACCTGAAGCACCACCCACACTGCAGCTCAGTTCTGACACATCTGCTTCACCATCTGATTGACTGCTCTCTCCACACACTTGACTGCTCAGTTCACCCAGCATGCCTAGCAACACTTTCATTTTACTTTAGTCTCTATAGGTCACAATGACATCTTTGACAGTTCAGAGTATGAGTGGTCGTACTATTTCTCCcctcttaaaaaacaaattcaccaaaaaaaacaaacaaacaaattttaGGAATATTTCTGGAAACACAggctgatgaaaaaaaaaaatgatggggTTTTATTTTTCACAGCTCGTTTTGTTTACGGTAAATGCCAAAGGGTCAAACGTACCCGTTGGCAGTTCTAGAGTTAGAGTGTTACTACTGGCTGTAGCACCACAGTCTGAAACATGTACTCACTCCCAGCTAGAGCAGCCTTGTAGCTGGCCTCATTCTTCTTCCGGTGAAGAGCAACTTCCTTCTGAAGGTTCCTGATGCgctccagctccagctcctCAGAGGTGCTCGGCCTGCGGGTCACAGATTTTTGTAGACTTTAATCTTTAGTAAAGGTACATCTGTACCCCCGTCTCTCATTTAGAGGCTCAACATGTCAACGTTCTCTTCATGACCctactacttaaaaaaaaaaaaaaaggcgacTGGCTCAAGCTCAAGGACTCATTTACACCAAATCCCAGACACTACACCTGCTACCATCATCCACCTTCCCACATGTTTGGGTGGGGTACTGTCTTAAAGAAGGATTCCTACAATGTGAGTACTGGAGGTCAGCCCAGTACTCAGAACAAACCTGAACAAGAGAAATTCAAGCACTTCATGCACTGCAACCATTGATCATCGTAATTATTAAGCATCCTATCCTGTCAATTAATCACTTAATCAGACAAGAAATTATTTTTACTTATGAGCAATaatcaaaagagaaaaaagggttTAAAATGAACTGCTCATTGGTTTCCATTTTACAAATGTCAGTCAAAGAACAGTCAAAGGTCAAAATCAAATAAGGTATACATAAAATCTCTACTCTGACACAAAATAAATGTCTGTGGCATTTGGCTGTTTGGGAAGAGGGAATGTTTTAGAAGTGACTTGGCAGCAGCAGACGGATGCAGAGCGACACAGGGCGAGCTTTCTGGTGTGAGGGGTTTGTGACATTTAGTGTAGtcatctgttttttgttgttgtttttttttttcaaaacaatGAGACGACTCCTGAATGTCACAGATTGCTAAGAACCAACCAAAGGCAGGAAGAACTATATAAACACCTGTTTTTGTGAGGCCTGATGTGGCTGTATCGCCTGATACCTGTCCATGAGGAGGAGAACTCTGCAGCGGTTACCTGTGCCTCAACAACAGCCGCACACAGGAGTGACTGATACTGCAGCAGTAAGCAAAACGACCGGGCTGGAGagttcaaacagctggagaCCAACCAACTCTCTAACCCCACTCCACACGCCAAATCACACAAATCCCCGTTTCTCCACAATAACTCAGGCTGTCAGTAGCAGCTCATTTACACTGTGGGAATGATTTACCTGACAATGGAAAAATACTTATGACACGACACTAATGTGACAAATGCAAATTTTCTGGCCATACACTGTAACAAAACACAAGATTAATGTATGGTGGGTCTTTTAGCCATTATGTAGCGCTTACCTTTGCTTTAACAATGAACAATTTGTTGTTCCCCTCCGACACGGCGCCATTATTTACCCAGCCAGATCCAAAATGCATGTATCTGTCCCTGCTTTCAAAGCTTTAATCCTGGCAGCAGTGTAAGGTGAGGGGTGCTCTACAAGCTACATGGTGGTGACCAAACTGGTGAGACTCTCACAGAGACATCACTACTTTCAGGGATTCAAATAAAGCTGCACAGTATGATCACAGGCCCCCGAAAAAGTTTCCCTCCATGGACAGATGATCCAAGCAGTCCGTCTAATATTTACAGTCATGAATAATGTTTTACCCACAAGGGTAGTGAGTCGGGTCATGTGActgaaaactgaacacacttcTCACAAGTCCAGATTCTCTGTTTATAACCACTTTAAGACTAACAAATATCTGATTTTCATCCTTTTCTCTAGTTTTATACTCTCCAGCCTTCCTTCTGTTACCAGTATCAGCTCACCCTCCGTCCTGCTTACAAACTTGGAACCTGCCGTTTATTTTTAGCCGTCTTAAAACCGCTCGCTCTACCATGAAGTAAATACATATGAGCCAGTTTTACTTTATCATTCTACACAAATGCTGAACATTTCCAGCCgagagcattttaacattaaTTTCAAGTTCTTTCTCATTGTACATTCAAGGATAGATAAAGGTGTAAGGCACAGTCTTACTCTGTGAGTGTGGAGGTGGAAGCTGCTGCGTGGGTCTGATGTTCTCTCTTTGAATTTAGCCGCTCACTCCTGCGGGGACCAAACCCAGAAAGCAGCTGCTCACTCCTGGATTTTTGGGCAACAGGACATCTACATTAAACTGCTGTAACTGAAAACTCTAAGAAAAAAGCTGAAGGTGAAGAGATGGTTTCTTAGCTTTCTAACTGGTAGAAAGTGTGCATGTGCTGGACTCTCAGCTTTTTCAGGTTTAGAATGATGACAGGATACTTCTAATACTCACTCTTTGCATTTCTTTGATGGTGGTGCAGCTGGACCGCTGGTCATGTCTTTACGCTTTGAAACTCTAAAATAAATTAGAACAGAAGCAGTTCTCAAACTTGAACCGATTACACACAGATGCTGTTCTATAACCATCGTGTTTTTACGCAGGGGCTGGATCAGACAGCGAAGCTGCAGTGTTTAAGGTTTGGACTCTGCATGGTACAAAGAGTACTGCACACCCACTTAGAGGAGTTGCCAATACATACATGCAATGCCACACATTTATTAAGTATTTATTAATGTATTTACACTTATCTCTTCCACAATGTCAGTcttacttttactgttttgaacCAGCTTCATTTTCACCTTCTTTCCTTCCTGCACTCGGCACCAGTGGCACTTTTATTGTGACgactatttttactttttatcgttctgctgtaacaaaacatttttctttgtgggatcaataaattATCTGTCCATATTTATCATGTAGGGTTTGTGTAGAACCTATTTAATACAAATGATATACAACAGGAAACTGTCAATGAATGACTGGATGCCAGAATTTCATGAGTGCCGTCTCGTGTACAGCCCCTTTGGCAAAACCCAACAAGTCTTCTACTGAGTGCATCATGTGGGAAAGAAACCTTTTGTGTGAAAGTTTCACATGGTTACACAAAAGTAACAACTACATCAACTGTACCTGCGTGGCTGTGCAGGGACTTTAATAACAGGCCTTTGCTTTGAACGGACATCGTTCTGTGTGCGACGTTCAGCACCCCAGGACGTCACAATGTTTGCAGGTGGAGATGCCGATATGCTGGGACCtggaacataaaaacaattacAGATAGTCACACATTAACCAAGTTACAAGGACAGAAAATAATGACTAAAGATGCACGGGGGTGTTGACTAACCAGAGTCACCGTCAGTGTTTGTTTGAGACAACATCACATGCTCAGGCTCATCACTTGTCAGATGCAGCTGGTCCGGTCTCGAAGGTGTGATAAGATGATCACTTTCTCCCACAGCGTGCATTTCTGCCCACGAGAGATTCGATGGTCAAAACTTTTCAATTCTGGTCACTAGTACACTACAGATTCGATTGTAAAACCCCACTTTTTTAGTTAGAAATCCCACCTGAGGGGCCATTCCAGTttaggagaaaaagaaaacattaaccTAATAAAGTCTGACTTTAAATGGAACGCTCAGTCAAATCCTCAGGACTGACGATCAAATAGAGCAAGCCTATTCAAATGGTGGCAAACAGGCTACATGCAGCCCAGAAGCAACCTCTGAGTGTCCCTGCCTGTGGTCCtggcagaattttttttttttttttcttacagcatAGTGTAGACTGTGAATGCAACACTCCTAGTAGGCTAGCAACATTCAACCCACAATGCAGCGTGATGTTGTAAACATTAAGCTATCATGGCACCAGTTCCCCAATGTTAAGAAAGTAGCAGTCGTCATCCTCATCCTCTGTTTGGGTCAACGTACACATGTGAATCAAGCTTTTCACACATGAACTCAATAAAAAGCAGCTCTCGTTGTTCACTGACTGACACTTCACCACTGCCTTTGGATTACACTGACATCTTACGAGCCAAAAGTTGCCGCTCTTGTTCAGAAAAAAGTCACGTCTCCCATTAATAATGTAAGAGGTAACTGTAGCCTACATATCAACATAATGTGGGATGTCTAACAAGCCATGCTTAATTACAGGTGTTGATTTAAAACAAACCTGTATTCCCTCAGTGTGCAGCAGTAAATGTTGTATTCATATGTGTTACTGCTATGGTTTGTGCATTTGATAGGAttgattgttctttttttaaattctgttaaATGCTCTTTAAGATGTGTCTGAGTCaccaaaatatttattttattttgaaagggaaTTATCAAAacgtctgttgttttttttttataaattcaaatgtgaagaaaaagtatTGCTACTACTGCAGACGCTATTCAGTTATagctcatttaatgttttttttatggaCCTTTAGGTGTGCATTTGTGAGCGGTCACCAGATTTAAAAGGAACAAAGTGAATAAACATTACTTGTTTTTCCAATACATTTGTGTTGGTTTGAAATTTATCATGATCTGCTGCTACTGGCTGCAAAAATATctctacaaaaaaataaataataataataatctagcCCAAATAACTTTTTAGTTGAATAGCCGTGAAATAGAGGATCAAACTCCATTAAACAAAAAGACACTATAGTAGTTTGTTGACCTCGAGTGCTGCTGATCTGACCCAAGCTAAAAACGACTCTTCCTCCCTCATATTTTAAATATCACAGTCAGGACGTGCTGGTTAGCTCAGTGAGAGACCAGCAAACCATTGGCCACATGGCCAGAGTGCAGCGACGCATGCTTGAGCTGCAGCCCTTTGCTGCATGTCTTCACCCCTACTCTCTACTTTCTTGCTCATCTATCCAATAGAGGcataaatgcacaaaaaatgtttttagaaaacaattaaaaaacaccGCAGTCAGGACTAACACGTGGTAATATTCCCTAGTCCTCTGGATTACAATGGAGACCCTACTCTGCAGAAGAATGCCAGAGTTACCAATCTCACAGTTAGTTGTGACAGTTTGTTGAACATGCTTCCTGGAATAGGGCCCTGTTGAtgtctttgttttggttttgcaaCCATTATGAGGCAACAAACCACAATGCATTGCCATTCCAAGAACAATCACTggtgtgtgtttatatacatCATCGGGAattcaatggggatgtggcaaACAGCACctagaggccaacttcaagccTGTAGCACAAATTACCATCAACTGTGGGATTTACCAatgagatgctctgtccccactgctgttcttcacaggcctgaaccccctcagccCGACCATTAACAAGACTCGCTAGGGATACAGACTACAGAATGGAGCCACCTTCGCTTCATGGAGGACACGAAGCTGTATTCAAGGAGTGAACGTGGCATTGATTCACTGATCTATACAACAAGGATCTACAGTAGTGACACAGCTATATAATCCAGATTGCAGATGTGTCGTTGGACGGTAATAAAGAGAGGGGGGGTAGTCAGAATCGAGTGGGTTgcactaccagaaggcaacattgcagatatCAAGGAAAGTTAAAAGCACTTGGGAATCCCACAGGTAAATGAACGCCACAGTCACCAAATACCCAACATGACAaatctgaattttaaaaaactggACTAAATTTCAATAAAACTCATTTTCAATGTAAAAGATACACACAGGCtacaaaacagatcttttttatatatatataatacaacactcttaaaataaatatgcaggGACACTGAAGCTCTTGTAAATAtgaaattaaatagtaaaatggTAAAATGAGGAACTGACTGGTTAATATACAGCGCTTTTCTGCTCTGAGCATTCTATAAAACCGCCTCATTcaaccattcacacaagcaACAAATATCAAACATTAGTACcccaatggatgcatcagagagcaacccGGGGTttgcatcttgcccaaggatattagGCAAACAGACTGGAACAGCCCAGCATCAGAGCACCAACTTTCTAACTaaagatgacctgctctacctcctcaGCTTAAACTCTCTCTCTACATTCAAAACACTTGGAGATGACAATATGACCTGCGAGTGGACACTTTGGTTAAAACTGTTAGCCAACATCCTAAGATAAAGGATACTGGAAAATGGTAGGAATGACGTACGCAAGTTTTTGTGAAACAAGTCACCAAAAAGCCTTCTTCAAAAAGTGATCGCTGCCTGTTAGATCCGCTTTTGTAGCCCTCCATAACACCCACTTGCTGTATGCCCAGCAGGGTATCCTTTAAAATGCATATTGTTGGATAAAGATGTGCAGAGGACACTTACCAAACCACTTGTCGTCGGTTTCAGCATTCACTAGTTCTTTGAAGTCAACGACGTGGGACGGGGCATCAAACTCGTAGCGCTCCGAAGTATCCCCGGACTCGTTCTCGGCCATGTTTTCAGGTTATTTCTTCGACAACTCACTAAACAGGGAACTACGAAGATTGCAAACTTCAAATTATCAATCTTTCAgccaaaaaacagttttatttgcaACAACCAAACTGAGGTGACTTGCACCCACATAAACCACGGCTAGGTTGCATTCTATCGCTATGGCTTCATGGGAGACTATTGGCCGTGTTAGCCAAGACAACAGACCAAACTGGCTGGAAAAGGTCAAAAGCATTTACTTCTCGTCTCCTACGAGAATTTATCCCACAGTAATGTCACGTTAGCTTTGCAATTGCGGTTCCGAGTCGCTTTTTCTTCATAGAAACAGAATATAAACGGTAACATTGCTGATAAGGAAACAACTGCCGAGCTAGCGTTACATACGTCTTCACGAGAAGGTACTATTAACATAAACCCAACTATAAACTCACTCCATTATACACATAACAATATGCAACACTATATATTTTTAGTGAGCTAAAAAACTACATCTGAAAATAAGGCAGCAATAAATAATGTAAATGACTGCAAAAACTCACCGTCTTTGCTCACTGCGACTaaaagggaaaacaaacaagccGCGCAGCGCTCAACGGAAGCGTTTAAATTTGCCACTGTTTTGAACCAGCCAATGacaaacgttgtattcaccaacTTGTCACTTATTGGCTTATGCAATGTAAAAACGTATTACGTAACCACGtaatcacaaaacttaaaatcTGCGTGATTTTGTACAGTGATGTGTGTAATTTTGAATACGCCGGCTCCAGTCCACATAATACTGAATATACGTTGTTATTTTTTAGAAATACACACCCACAAGTTGTTAAATTCAGTGTCACAAACTGAATCATCCAAAAGTAGAAATGTTTAATGTGTGACTTTCTTTTCGTTCTCTTAAAGATCGTTAAATAGGCAGCCActttttcttcctccaaacTTTTATGTCTTATAAACAGTGTAAATGGGTACATTCATCagctaaggaaaaaaaaatgcaaaaaaatgatggaacaaaaaataaataaataaaaaatcagcaaaCGTTGCAGTTACACATCATGATGTCAGTGTATGATAGCACATACAGATAAACGCACACAACTAAATTATAAAGTAATGAAATGCACGACTGATTTTGTTCCTGCCTATGTGTtaaccctgcgacagactggcgacctgtccagtgtgtaccctgcctctttaACTTGTGTGGGTAATATACAGGGTAATACATCTGCAACACGAGCTATCAGCGGTGACCCTTCGGTATATTGAATCAATAACATAGAACTTCAGAAATGATGAAGGGGATACTGTGGGTGTCAGCTAACCTTGTTTCATATAATTTAATAGATAAATGCTTTATATACCAACTGCGCTCTAAACACGAACATCCCTGGGAGGCTGTACTCAGGGGCACAACCTTCAGCCTCTCGGTTAGTGCTAAACAATGACTTTTCATAATATATTATTTTGGTTGGCTAAGTTGCCGTTCACTCATGACTTCAACGTATCCTATTGGCTGAAAGTATGTGGTTTGGCCGGGACAATCCTCGTAGCGCTTTCGGGGGCGGGACTGTTAGTTCTGACAGGAAAACTAAAGAAAGGCGAGTATCTCGCAGGAAAAAGGTAAAACTCTGATTGCTCAGAATCTCcctttgctttttaaaattcttagcGTTGAAACTGGTATCAAGTAATATGCTTCCTTCtctaaagtgtgtgtgtttaggtcgACAAGAGGCCAGCTATCATGAAGAAGTAAGCAAAGTTAGCAAGCTAATGATTAGCTTCCGTAGACGAAAGGGAAACTGCAGCTAGGTAGAAGTTAGCCGACACTCTGGTGACCTAAAGAGGTCAACGGGCTACTTCAGAACTGAGGAAACATTAGCGTGCCAAGTTTTATGTAACTTCATTTCACCAGCGTTGAGCTGAGTTACAAGTGCCCCTCCATCGGAGGCACGTATCATTAAGGAAGTGAAGTTCTAAATCAGCATAATATTACAAAATCCCCAGATAACCGAGGCTTAAACTCTCAGCAGTGTATAACGGTAAACTATCTTGTTGTGAAGTAGTTAATGGTTCTTATAGGTATTTACAGAAAAGACTAGTCGTTTATAGTATAACTGTAAAGTTAGTTAGGAGATCGATGTACTCAAAATATGTCTGCCTTTACTGAACTGCGTTTGAGCGGACGTCTGAACCTTCAGGAAATAGTGATGTCACAGAAATACATCCTGAAATTACTGCTTTGGATAAAGAAGAGTCACAGCGCTTGAATGGGTTTATCGAGACAATTTAAAAGCCAAATTGTGGCATTTGTGAGCCAACATATTTATATTGGGTGCCATATTTAGTCAAAAGGACAGAAATTTGGTCTTAACTATCATAACTGTACTTTATTGTGTAGTGATGTGTTCAGTGTtattgccacacacacacaca
This region of Maylandia zebra isolate NMK-2024a linkage group LG20, Mzebra_GT3a, whole genome shotgun sequence genomic DNA includes:
- the tpx2 gene encoding targeting protein for Xklp2 isoform X2; amino-acid sequence: MAENESGDTSERYEFDAPSHVVDFKELVNAETDDKWFEMHAVGESDHLITPSRPDQLHLTSDEPEHVMLSQTNTDGDSGPSISASPPANIVTSWGAERRTQNDVRSKQRPVIKVPAQPRRVSKRKDMTSGPAAPPSKKCKESEQLLSGFGPRRSERLNSKREHQTHAAASTSTLTEPSTSEELELERIRNLQKEVALHRKKNEASYKAALAGNPPPKKTFLSTTVPKDFHFSTDTRVKSSTSCNTEKEVDFVSQLRKPSSPAKARKGATVPKPFNLSTGNKRKAEEASAYVPMAQQIEQFQKRTPTRYHMHSRRSQERGPATAKGNHLKLTQPHSPYLMTRQRSRPPTVKCSAELEAEEAEKLANFKIKALELNRKILESAEDLKKPAVKEPTVPEGFELEIEKRLQERQATKKPQEDDEKPQNFKAKPLPKKVLEGVVGLPEKKVANPTVPESPAFALKKRVRLDRKVEEVKQPSPVKAPPVPHFGLPFQPRLPENHRVEVCPFSFEQRERERKALREKKLEEKRNEEIPQFKAQPLPDFDSVVLPEKKKLEPTKPEPFRLLLDERGTVKNSRWEQMVKEEQKHQEEAAVFKARPNTVIHKEPFRPKKEARPAVVVEAFELATERRAREWQEYERVTSEKEVLRAHMDAEQRREEEQRQKEEVARLRQEQVHKAQPIRHYKPVAVKKSEVPLTVPESPNFSDRFRL
- the tpx2 gene encoding targeting protein for Xklp2 isoform X1, with amino-acid sequence MAENESGDTSERYEFDAPSHVVDFKELVNAETDDKWFEMHAVGESDHLITPSRPDQLHLTSDEPEHVMLSQTNTDGDSGPSISASPPANIVTSWGAERRTQNDVRSKQRPVIKVPAQPRRVSKRKDMTSGPAAPPSKKCKESEQLLSGFGPRRSERLNSKREHQTHAAASTSTLTEPSTSEELELERIRNLQKEVALHRKKNEASYKAALAGNPPPKKTFLSTTVPKDFHFSTDTRVKSSTSCNTEKEVDFVSQLRKPSSPAKARKGATVPKPFNLSTGNKRKAEEASAYVPMAQQIEQFQKRTPTRYHMHSRRSQERGPATAKGNHLKLTQPHSPYLMTRQRSRPPTVKCSAELEAEEAEKLANFKIKALELNRKILESAEDLKKPAVKEPTVPEGFELEIEKRLQERQATKKPQEDDEKPQNFKAKPLPKKVLEGVVGLPEKKVANPTVPESPAFALKKRVRLDRKVEEVKQPSPVKAPPVPHFGLPFQPRLPENHRVEVCPFSFEQRERERKALREKKLEEKRNEEIPQFKAQPLPDFDSVVLPEKKKLEPTKPEPFRLLLDERGTVKNSRWEQMVKEEQKHQEEAAVFKARPNTVIHKEPFRPKKEARPAVGNNSSIVVEAFELATERRAREWQEYERVTSEKEVLRAHMDAEQRREEEQRQKEEVARLRQEQVHKAQPIRHYKPVAVKKSEVPLTVPESPNFSDRFRL